GGGAGCCCTTCATACGCCCCCCACCGGATGCGGCCGGGCAGCGACGCTCTCGCCGATGGCGAGAGTCCTGACGGCACCGGGACAGGACAGGATCACGGGCGGCTCCCCGGACGGATCGACAATCATGGTGCCCAGCATGACGCGCCCCCTCCCGGACGGCCACCCGGGCCCCGGGCCCCCTACCGGCGCGGCCCGCGGAACGCCGCGAACACGGCCAGACCGGCGGCGGCGAGACCCACCGCCCGTGCCAGCCGTACGGACCTGCGGATGTCGGCGACCGACGGCCTGGGCCCGTCGCCCATCTCTGGCCGGTGCTCGACGCGGTGGCCGTAGACGTTGGTGCCGCCGAGCGTGACGTCCAGCGCGCCGGCGAAGGCCGCCTCGCACCGGCCCGCGTTGGGGCTCGGGTGACGGTGTCCGTCCCTGCGCAGCACGGCGGCCGCCCGGCGGACCGAGCCGCCGGCCAGGGGGGCGGCGAGGGCCGTCAGCACCCCGGTGATCCGTGCGGGAACATAGTTGGCCACGTCGTCGAGCCGGGCCGCGGCCCAGCCGAACCGCTCGTAGCGGGAGTTGCGGTGGCCGACCATCGCGTCCAGCGTGTTGACCGCCCGGTAGGCCAGCAGCCCCGGCACCCCGGCCACCGCGCCCCAGAACAGCGGCGCCACCACGGCGTCGGAGGTGTTCTCCGCGATCGACTCGACGGTGGCCCTGGCCAGCTCGGAGGCGTCGAGCAGCGAGGGGTCGCGCCCGCACAGGTGCGACAGCCTCCCGCGCGCCCCGGTGAGGTCGCCGGCCTCCAGGAACTCCGCCATGGCCACGCCCTCGCGTCCCAGCGTGGTGCCGCCCAGCACCGACCAGGTCGCCAGGGCGCTCAGCGCGCCCCGCGCCACCGGGTTCCCCGCCCGGGTCGCGACGAGGCCGAGCAGCGCCGCCGGGCCGACGCACAGTGCGGTGTAGAGGACC
Above is a genomic segment from Streptosporangium album containing:
- a CDS encoding cobalamin biosynthesis protein → MRISSDHSTSRRTTGRSASRRAEALGMLAGVAVDAVLADPRRGHPVALFGRAAAALERRVYGDARPSGVLYTALCVGPAALLGLVATRAGNPVARGALSALATWSVLGGTTLGREGVAMAEFLEAGDLTGARGRLSHLCGRDPSLLDASELARATVESIAENTSDAVVAPLFWGAVAGVPGLLAYRAVNTLDAMVGHRNSRYERFGWAAARLDDVANYVPARITGVLTALAAPLAGGSVRRAAAVLRRDGHRHPSPNAGRCEAAFAGALDVTLGGTNVYGHRVEHRPEMGDGPRPSVADIRRSVRLARAVGLAAAGLAVFAAFRGPRR